CGCTGTCCAGCGTGGTCCTGCTCTACCTCTACCGCATTCCCCGCCAGCTCGGCTGATGACTCGCCTGGGCCTTTGCCTGCTCGCGCTGCTGGCCTGGCCGGCTCTGGCGGTCGAGCGGGTGGTCAGCCTGGCGCCCTCGCTCAGTGAAATCGTCCTGGAGCTCAATGCCGCCGATCTGCTGGTCGGCGTGCTGGACGGCGGCGAGCGGCCGGCCGCGCTCAGCCATGTGCCGTCGGTGGGGCGCTATGGCCAGCTGGAGATGGAACGCCTGCTCAAGCTGCAGCCCGATCTGGTGCTGCTCTGGCCCGACAGCATCGGCCCGGCCCAGCGCCAGCAGCTGCAGGCGTTCGGCATTCCCCTGCTGGTCGTCGAGCCCCGTGATCTTGCCCGCCTGGCCGAGCAGTTCGCCGAGATCGGTGCGCGCATCGGCCGGGGCGAGCAGGGACAGCTGTTGCGCCGGCGCTTCAGCGAGCGCCTCGCCGAGCTGGGCCAGCGCTATGGGCGGGAGCAGCCCGTGCGGGTGTTCTACCAGGTCTGGGACAGGCCGCTGTACACCATCGGCGGCCAGCAGATCATCAGCGATGCCCTGCGGTTGTGCGGCGCCGAGAACGTGTTCGCCGACCTGAGCCTGCCGGCGCCGCAGGTCAGCGTCGAGGCGGTGTTGCAGCGCGATCCCGAGGTCATCCTCGCCGGCAGCGGCGCCCAGCTGGACAGCTGGCGCCGCTGGCCGCAACTGGCTGCGGTACGGCGCCAGCAACTCTGGCCGGTGCCGGACAAGGGCCTGGAGCGGCCCAGCTTCCAGATGCTGGCCGCAACCGAGAAGCTGTGCGCCCAACTGGCCGAGGCCAAGTAGAGCGCTGAATGCACAAGGCCCCGCGATTGCGGGGCCTTGTTGCAAGTGGCTGCTTAGAAGCGGTAGCCGACGCTCAGTTGCACATCCTCTTCCGGTGCCGGATACAGCCCCTTGTTTCCCGGCGTCCAGGCTGAGTAGGTGGCGAAACTATCGTAGCGTTTGCCGGTGAGGTTGTTGACCCGCAGCTTGGCGTTGAACTGCTGATACTCGTACTTAAACGCCGCGTTGAACAGGGTATAGCCCCCTTCCCGCGGCAGGACATGGGCGTCGTCGCTGGAGAGGTAGCGGGCTCCGGTGTAGATCGCTTCCAGATAGGCGTTCAGCCCTGGCAGGATCACGTAGTTCAGATGCGCGCCGGCGCTATGGCGGGATACCCAGGGTACTTCGTTGCCCTTGTTCTGGCCGGCGCGGAACTCCGAGTCGGTGAAGCTGTACTGGGCACCGACACTGAGCTTGTCGGTCAGCGAACCCTCACCCTCGAGCAGCAGACCCTCGCGACGGGTCTTGTCCAGGTTGATATTGGCACCGGCGCCAGGGCCGAATACGGCGTGTTCGGCGAGTGGGTCGTACAGCAGCTCGTCTTGCAGATCCAGGCGGTAGAGAGTGGCCTGGTAACGCTGGCGGCCATCGCGCCACTCGATTCCGCTTTCCCAGGACTCGCCGGTCTGTGGCTTGAGGAAGGTCACGCCGGGCCCGACGGAGGCGTTCTCATTGACGTTGGCCCAGCGCAGTACATCCTCGCGCTTGATGAACAGGCTGGTCTGCTGGTTCGGCTGCCACTGCAGGGCAACGCTGGTGCTGCCTTCCCGGTCTGTATGACTGAGGTCGTTGCGCTTGTTGCGGTCCTCGGCCTCGCTGGCGCGGTAGCCCAGGATCAGGTTGACATCGCTGGCCAGTGGCTGGCTCAGCTGGGTGTACCAGTCGCGCTGAGTCTGGCGCGCCATGCTGCTGAAGCTCGGAAAGCTGGCGTAGGCGGCCTGGTAATCGCTGGTGATGTGGTCGTGGCCGATCAGCCACTCGCTGCGGCCCAGGCCGCTATCGAAGTGGGCCGTCAGGCGCGGGCTGAAGCTCTCCACGCGGGTGCCGTCGTTGAACGGGCTGCCGGAAATCAGGCCTACTCCGTCGGCGTCGCGGAAGCTGTAATCGAAGTTGCCGGTCCAGTTGGCGCCGATGGCCTGTTCCAAAGCGAAGCGGTGGACCTGGGTTTTGCTGTCGTTCCACTCGTTGGAGGCGCTCGCCTTGCGGTCGGCGCGGCGTTGGGCAATGGTCAGGGCGCCTGGGTAGAGCAGTTCATCGTCGGTGCTCTGATACTCGTAGAGCGCCCAGCCATCGGCGTGATCGTAGCGCAGCCGGCCGAAGCCGTTGCTGTAGCTGGCGTTGTTGTGGTCGCGATAATTGTCGGTGTGGCGCGTTTCGCCGCTGGCATAGACGGAGAAACCGGCGCCTAGCTGCTGGAACAGATGCCCGCGATAGGCCTCCAGGTCGTGGCTGCCCTGGGTCGTCTCCACATAGGCTTCGTTGTCGAGCGGGGTGCGAGTGATGATGTTGATCACCCCGCCCACCGCCTGGTCGCCGTAGAGCACGGTGCCGGCGCCGCGGATGATCTCGATGCGCTCGATGTTGGCCAGGGGCACGCTGTTGAGATCGGGACCGCTCAGGCTCGGATTGTTCAGGCGGCGGCCATCCACCAGCACCAGGGTGTTGTTCACCGCATTCTCGCCGAAACCGCGCAGGCTGATCGACGCGCGGTTGCCATCGCCCAGGGTGTCGCGAACCTGCAGCCCCGCCTGCCCGCGCAGCACATCGATCAGACTGCTGGCGGCGGTCTTCTCGATTTGTTTGCGGTCGATTACCCGGACGCTGGCCGGCGCAGGCTTCTGCAACGGGGTGCCGCGGGTCACGACCAGTGGCTGGGCCTGATAGGGTTCGGCGGGCTCGGCAGCCAGCGCCAGGCTCGGGGTCAGCGCGATGGCCAGGGCCAGGGGGGACAGCTTCATGAATAAATCCTCAAAAGGGAGAAGTCTTTTGAGGAGGGCAGGGACAAGCACGGGCAAGCGGACGGGTGCCAGCGCTTGACGGTGATGCCCTCCGCAACACCAGTCAGATTGCGCCGAGGCAGGTCTCCGGGCTGTCGACTGCGATCTTCCCACCTTCCCAGGCGAACCCAGTGGTGTGTCGGGAGGACCGGCGCCAGAGCGAGCGGCTCAGGTGCTGTCGATTACCGTTGCGGGGGCAGCGCAGGCTTGGCGGCTGTCGGCTGACAGCGGCGCACCTGCTTCCCTTTTCACGCGGCTGGTGTGGCCGCGACCTCGGACAACTTAAAACGCCGCGCACCATAAGGGGCTGCGGCGGGTAAAGCAATGGTGCGACACGGGCAGTCGTCGCCCGGGGCGCGTCGATCAGGCTTGGAGTGCGGCCAGGCGTTGACGGATGGCGGCCTCGATGCCGGCTTCGTCGAGGCCGCATTCGGCGAGCATCTGCGCCGGCTTGGCGTGTTCGACGTAGTAGTCCGGCAGGCCCAGGTGCAGCACCGACTTGAGCAGGCCCGCGCCGGCCAGGAATTCGCTGACCGCGCTGCCGGCGCCGCCCATGATGCTGTTTTCCTCGACGGTCACCAGCAGCTCGTGGTCCGCCGCCAGCTGGCGCACCAGGGCCTCATCCAGGGGTTTGACAAAGCGCATGTCGACCACCGTGGCGTCCAGGCTTTCGCCCACCTTCAGCGCCTCGGCCAGCTGCACGCCGAACACCAGCAGGGCGACGCCGCGGCCCTGGCGACGGACCACGCCCTTGCCGATCTGCAGCGGCTCCAGGCCCAGCTCGATGGCGGCGTTGGGGCCGCTGCCGCGCGGGTAGCGCACCGCCGCCGGGCCCAGGTACTGGTAGCCGGTGGTGAGCATGCGGCGCAGTTCGTTCTCGTCGCTGGGGGTCATCACCAGCATGCCGGGCACGCAGCGCAGGTAGGAGAGGTCGAAGCTGCCGGCGTGGGTCGGCCCGTCCTCGCCGACCAGGCCGGCGCGGTCGATGGCGAACAGCACGTCGAGGTGCTGCACGGCGACATCGTGGATCAGCTGGTCGTAGGCGCGCTGCAGGAAGGTGGAGTAGATCGCCACCACCGGCTTGGCGCCGTCGCAGGCCATGCCGGCGGCCAGGGTCACCGCATGCTGCTCGGCGATGGCCACGTCGAAGTAGCGCTGCGGGTAGCGTTCGCTGAAGGCCACCAAGTCCGAGCCTTCCTTCATCGCCGGGGTGATGCCGACCAGGCGATTGTCCTGGGCGGCCATGTCGCACAGCCACTGGCCGAAGACGCTGGAGTACTTGGGCCCGGCGGGCTTTTTCGGCGCGCTGGTCGGCGCGTCGATCGGCTCCAGCTTGGTGATCGCGTGGTAGCCGATCGGGTCGGCCTCGGCCGGGGCGAAGCCCTTGCCCTTCTTGGTGATCACATGGAGGAACTGCGGGCCGTCCAGGTCGCGCATGTTGCGCAGGGTGGCGAGCAGGGTCGGCAGGTCGTGGCCGTCGATCGGGCCGATGTAGTTCCAGCCCAGCTCCTCGAACAGGGTGCCGGGGACCAGCATGCCCTTGGCGTGCTCCTCGGTCTTGCGGGCGATCTCCCAGGCGCCGGGCAGGCGCGACAGCACCTTCTTGCTGCCTTCGCGCATGCTGGCGTAGGTGCGGCTGGAGAGCAGCTTGGCCAGGTAGTTGGACAGACCGCCGACATTCTTGGAGATCGACATGTCGTTGTCGTTGAGGATCACCAGCATGTTGGCGTTCAGGTCGGAGGCGTGGTTCAGCGCCTCGAAGGCCATGCCGGCGGTGAGCGCGCCATCGCCGATCACCGCCACGCTCTTGCGCTTGCTGTTGTCCAGGCGCGCGGCAATGGCCATCCCCAGGGCGGCGCTGATCGAGGTGCTGGAGTGGCCGACGCCGAAGGTGTCGTATTCGCTCTCGCTGCGCCGCGGGAAGGCGGCGATGCCGTCTTTCTGGCGCAGGCTGCTCATCTGCTCGCGACGCCCGGTGAGAATCTTGTGCGGGTAGGCCTGATGGCCGACGTCCCACACCAGGCGGTCGTCCGGGGTGTCGAAGACGTAGTGCAGGGCGATGGTCAGTTCGATCACCCCGAGGCCGGCGCCGAAGTGCCCGCCGGTCTGGCCGACCGTGAAGAGCAGGTACTGGCGCAGCTCGTCGGCCAGGGTTTCCAGCTCGGCCTCGCCCAGGCGGCGCAGTTCGTCCGGCGTGTTCGCGCGGTCGAGCAGGGGCGTCAGCGGGCGCTCGCGGGGAATCTCATCGAAGGTCGTCGGCATCGGGCGAATCGTTATAGGCAAAAAGATGCGGCAGTTTACCCGAAAGCGATGCCAAGCTTTAAGCCATAACTCCGCGCAAGCGTGGCGGGTGGCTCAGTGGCGGCGCTCGACGATGTAGCGGGCCAGCTCGCGCAGCGGCTCGGCGCCGTTGTCGAAGGCGCGCAGGGCGTGCAGGGCCTGGTCGCGCAGCTCCAGGGCATAGGCCTTGGCCTGTTCCAGGCCGAGCAGCGCGGGGTAGGTCGGCTTGTGGTTAGCCTGGTCCTTGCCTTGGGTCTTGCCCAGGGTGGCGGTGTCGCTCTCCACGTCGAGGACATCGTCCTGCACCTGGAACGCCAGGCCAATGGCCTGGGCATAGGCATGCAGGGCCTTCAGCGCGACGTCGTCGGCGCGGCCGCTGGCCAGGGCGCCGAGGCGCACACTGGCTTCGATCAGCGCGCCGGTCTTGTACCGGTGCATGGTCTCCAGGGCCGACTGGTCCAGCTGCTGGCCCACCGAACCGAGGTCGATGGCCTGGCCGCCGACCATCCCGGCCGGACCGGCGGCGCGGCTCAGGGCGGTGATCATCGCCAGGCGCAGCTCGGCAGCGTGTGGGTTGCGCTCGGCGTCGGCGAGCACCTCGAAGGCCAGGCTCTGCAGGCCGTCGCCGGCGAGTATGGCGGACGCCTCGTCGAAGGCCTTGTGGGTGGTGGGCTGGCCGCGGCGCAGGTCGTCGTCGTCCATGGCCGGCAGGTCGTCGTGGACCAGGGAGTAGGCGTGGATCAGCTCCACCGCGCAGGCCGCGCCATCGGCGTCTTGCGCCTCGCCACCGAGGGCCTCGCAGGCGGCGTAGACCAGCAGCGGGCGCACCCGTTTGCCGCCGTTGACCACGCTGTAATGCATGGCCTGGTAGAGCCGCTGCAGTTCAGCGCCGGGGGGCTGGAGCAGCTCGCTCAGCGCGGCATCGACGCGGCACTGGCACTGGGCCTGGTAGGCCGCGATCATGCCGAGCGGTCCGCGTCGAAGGGGGCTTCCTCCAGTTCGCCGTCGCGCTCCAGAAGAATCTGTACCTTCTGCTCGGCCTGGGTCAGGGCGGTCTGGCAATCGCGGGTCAGGCGGATGCCCTGCTCGAAAGCAGTCAGCGAATCCTCCAGCGACAGCTCGCCGCTTTCCAGGCGCTCGACCAGGCTCTGCAGGTCGGTGAGGGACTGCTCGAAGTCGAGCGCGGCTTTTTTACGGGCCATGGCGGACGGTCTCTGGAGGGGGCTCTGGCAGGGGGTGTGACCGGCGCGACACTAGCAGAGGCGCGGCGCCCGGGCAAATCCACGGCCTTGGCCGGAGCACTGTCAGGCCGCGAAATAGGTGGCCCAGAAGTAATAGGTGGTCATGCCGCCGCCCACTCCGATCACCAGGCTGCGCAGCAGGGCCGGCGGCAGGCGCTGGCCCAGGGCGCCGCCGGCATAGCCGCCGAGGGTGGCGCCGGTCAGCAGGATGGCCAGCTCGTACCAGCTGACCCGACCGGCGACCACGAAGGTCACGGTGGCGATGCTGTAGATCACCGCCGAGATAAGGTTCTTCAGGGCGTTGGCGCGGGCCACCGGGTGGCCCTCGATGGAGAACGCCGCCAGCTGCAGGATGCCCATGCCGGCGCCGAAGTAGCCGCCGTAGATCGATACGCCGACATGGGCGCCGAGCGACAGCGGGCTGTGCGGTGGCTGTGCGCTCGGCGCCGCCTGCGCCCGGCGCGCGGCCAGCAGGCGGCTGAGCCAGGGGCTGGCGGCGAACAGGGCTGTGGCAGCCAGCAGCAGCCAGGGGATCAGGTGGCGAAAGATCTCGTCGCCGCCGGCCAGCAGCAACAGGCCGCCGCCCAGGCCGCCGCACAACCCGGCCAGCAGCAATGGCAGCAGGTAGCGACCCAGCGGCCGCAGGCTGCTGCGCGCCGCCCAGGCCGCGGCCAGGCTGGCCGGCCACAGGGCCACGGCGTTGGTGGCATTGGCGGTGACCGGCGGCAGGCCGGCGGCCAGCAGCGCAGGGAAGGAGAAGAAGGTGCCGCCGCCGGCCAGGGCGTTCATGCCGCCGGCGGCGAAACCGGCGAGGACCAGCAACAGGATATCGTTCAGGCTCATGGTGCGATCCGCACAAAAGGAGCCGAGCTTACCCAGCTCGGGAGCGGCGGCCAAGCCGACCAAGGTGGTGTGGCGCGCTGCGACTGCTGTCGACCTAGTCGCCGCTCGCGCAGCAGCGACCGTCTTGCTGAACCGGCGGGCAGCACACCGAGCCGAAGGAGCAGAAGACGCAACAGTCTCCCGGTTTGGGCCGCAGCAGCACCTTGCACTGGCAGCATTCGTAGTAGTACTGGCAGGCATCGGTGGGCATGCGCTCGCGCTTGGCGAAGCCGCAGCGCGGGCAGGTCAACACGGATTCGAGAACGACGGGCTTCATCACGGTGCTACTCCCGTACCCTGGACGGATAGCCGGCATTGCCGGTCGCCTCGATCAGCGCCGCCGGCCGAGTCCGGTCGGGGTCGTATTGGAGGCTGGCGGTCTTGCGCTCGAAATCGACCTGCACCTTCTCGACCCCCGGCACTTGTTCCAGGGCCCGCTTGACCGTCAGCGGACAGAGCCCGCAGGTCATGTTCTGCACCTCGAGAGTCAGTGGTTGCGGTGGGGCGGCGAGCGCCAGCAGGGGCAAGGCGGCCAGGGCCGTCAGCAGCAGTTTGCGCATGGGACACCTCCTTTCAGTAGAGCAGTGGGGCAAGCCAGGGCACGGCGAGCAACGTCAGCAGCAGCGGCGTGACGATCCAGAACAGCAGGCGCTGGCGCCTCAGCGCGCGTGGGTCGGCGCAGGGCACTCCGGGCGCGCAGAGCTGCGGCACGAAGTACAGTCGGCGAAACGCCAGGCCGAGGAACAGCAGGGTCAAGCCAATGAAGATCGGCCGGTAGGGCTCCAGCGCCGTCAAGCTGGTCATCCACGAGCCGCCTATGCCGAGCGCCAGCAACGCCAGTGGTGCGACGCAACACAGCGACGCGCCTATGGCCGCCAGTCCGCCCGCCAGCAGCGAGCCTCTTCCGCTAAGCATGCCCATGTCGACTCCTTGAACCCGTGTACGATGAGGTCAGTCTAAATTCCGTACCTGGGTACAGAGTCAAGGGGTGTCGATGGACGTTGAACTGAGTATCGGCAAATTGGCCAAGGCCGCCGAGGTGAGCGTCGAGACGATCCGCTACTACCAGCGCCGTGGCCTGCTGGCTGAACCGCCCAAGCCGCCGGGCGGCCAGCGCCGCTACCCGGCGGCGATGGTCGCGCGTCTGTGCTTTATCAAGCGGGCGCAAGCGCTGGGCTTCAGCCTCGCGGAGGTGGCCGATCTGCTCAGCCTGGACGCGGCCAGCGCCTGCGCCGAGACACGCGCGCTGGCGGCGCGCAAGTTGGCGCTGATCGAGCGGAAGATGGCCGAGCTGGCGACGATGCGGCAGGTGCTGGGCGAACTGGTCGGCCGGTGCGATGCGGGAGGCGGCGAGGCGAGCTGTCCGATCATCGAGGTGCTGGCCAGGGAGGGTTGAGCGCAGTGGAAATGGATGACTATCGGCTCGACCTCTTCATCAGCCGTGGCGGGCGTTCGTGCGCCGCTATCCGATCCTGCCCAGCGCCGGAAACACCCGCAGAAACCAGTAGGACAAGGCCGCCAGTTGACCGGTGATCATGGCCAGTCCCATGAAAATCAGGATGACACCCGCTCCTAGATGGATGGCCCGACTCCAGCGCCGCAGCCGTTTCAGGTGCGCCAGGAAATGGTTGATGAACAGGGCGCTCAGCAGGAACGGCACGCCCAGACCCAGTGAGTAGATGGACAACAGCGCGATGCCATCAACCCTGGTTCTGGAGGCGCTGATCGTCAGGATGCTGCCCAGGATAGGGCCGATGCAGGGCGTCCAGCCGAAGGCGAACGCTGCGCCCAGGGCATAGGTAGCCACAGGACCTAGCCTGGCATTGAAGCGATGGACCAGGCGTACATCCAGATGCAGCCAGCGCGGGTTGATCAGGCCGGTCATGAACAGGCCAAAGGCGATCACGATGGCGCCGCCGATAAGGTTTGTCTGCTGCTGATAGGTCAGCAGCAGCTTGCTCAGCGCGCTGGCGCTGGCACCCAGTACGACGAACACAGTTGAGAAACCGAGTACGAAGGTCAGGCTCATGCCGACTACGGCGATACGTTCGCGCCGGTTTTGCATGGATTGCAGCTCGTCCACCGAGCGGCCCGCGATAAACGACAGGTAGCCGGGCACCAGTGGCAGCACGCAGGGGGAAATGAAGGAGATCATCCCGGCCGCAAAGGCGCTCAGGATGCCGATATCGCTTAGCGTCGGCACCGCTCAGCCCCCCTGGGGCGTGCCGATGAGTTCGCGCAGGTACTCGATGACCTCGGGATGGTCCCATTCGGCAGCGCCCAGTTTCCTGCCCAGCTCCCGGCCATGACGGTCGAGCAGTAGGGTGGCGGGCAGACCGAAGGCGCCGAGGCTGCCGATGGCCCGGGCACTCGCGTCGATATAGAGCTCGAGGTGCTGGATGCCGATTTCCGCGTAGAAGTCCCGCACCACCTGTTCCCCGTCCGGGTCGACCGAGAGGGCCAGCACCTGGAAATCGGCGCCGCCGAGTTGCCCCTGCAACCGATCCAGGGTCGGCATCTCCTCACGGCATGGGCCGCACCAGGTGGCCCAGAGATTGAGCAGGACAATCCGGCCCTTGAAGTCGCTGAGGGTGCGAGGCTTGCCCTGGCTATCGGTAAATTCGACTTCGGCTACGGTCTTCGGCTCGGGCCAGATCGTTAGGTCGGCAGGGGGCGCGGCCGCAGCGGTCTGCAGGAATAGGAGCAGCAGGCCGGCCATAGCCAGGGGCCAAGCCCGGCTTGGCGCCGGGCATTCAGCCGGAGCGAGCGTACTCGGGGTAGGTGTATGCCAGTCCATGCTTTGCCCTCGTCGCGTCATGCCGCGGCGGAATGGCGGCAGCAGCTGCGCAAGACGGTCTAGCCTTCAGTGTAGTCAACTGGCCCCGGGCACTGTTGAGCGGCGGGGCGCGATTGCCTAGTTCGCCGGATATTCGGCGACAACCTGGTCAGTGCCCGCCTGGGTCAGTCCGATCACCTGGTAGGCCTGCTGCTTGCCGCCGACCTCCATGCCCGGTGAACCGGCCGGCATGCCCGGCACGGCGATGCCGAGCAGATCGGTGCGCTGGCTCAGTTCGATGATCTGCGCCGCCGGCACATGGCCCTCGACGAACTTGCCGTCGATCACCGCCGTGTGGCAGGCGGCCAGGCGGGGTGCCACGCCGAGGCGCTGCTTGACGGCGGGCATGTCGGATTCGACATGGTCGATGACCTTGAAGCCGTTGTCTTGCAGATGCGCGACCCATTTCTTGCAGCAGCCACAGTTGGCGTCGCGGTGCACGTCGATGGTCAGCGGCTCGGCGGCCTGCGCCGCGGCGGCGAACAGCAGGGCGGCCAAGGCGCTGGCCTGAATGCCGGCTCGGTAGAGGTTGGATTTAGTGGGCATGCACATGTTCCTTGCCATCGGCGTGGAGGTGGGTCGTGGTTGCTGGCTTTGGCACCTCGGCAGCTATCTTGGTGTCGTGGTGGCTGGCGCCGGGCATCTCGCCGGCATGGTGGTCATCCTCGGCCTGATCGTGATGGCTCATGTCGGCCATTTCGCCGGCGTGGTGATCGTCGCTGGCGCCGCCATGCTGTCCTTCATGGTCGTGCATGTCGGATTCACCGCCGCCGTGCTGGTGGCCGCCGCTGGAGGCGACCAAGGCGCGGTATTGCCGGGCGTCCATCTCCGGCAGCTGCTGCAGGAAGGCGACCATGCCCCAGATGTAGGGGTCGTCCATGCTCTTGCCCCAGGCCGGCATGCCGCTGGCCTTGATGCCGTGCTTGATGGTCCAGAAGGTGGCCGCCGGCTTGCCCTTGTCGCCGACCTCGGTCAGGTTTGGCGGCTCTGGGTAGAGCGCTTGGCTCAACTCGGTTTCGGCGATGCCCGGGGCCAGGTGGCAGCCAACGCACATGGCGTTGTAGTTGCCGGCGCCGGCGCGGATCAGCTCCTGATCGTTCAGGTCGGGCACCGGGATATTGCGTGAGCGCACTTCGATGGAGCGTTCCCGGGCCATGGTCAGAAAGGCGTGGACGATGGGCAGGTGCGGGTCGTCGGCGCCGACGTTGACCAGGCCGAAGTAGGCGCCGGTGGTGACTGCGGCGCTGCCGACGATGCTGGCGGCGACCAGGGTCGTGATTGTTCTCTTCATCTCAGCTCCCTAGAACCACAGCCGGATGCCGGCGACCAGGCGCGCCTCGCTGGCGTCGCCGCCTTCCTCGCGGACCATATCGGCGGTATTGCCGTAGGCGCGGTTCCAGGTGACGCCAACGTAGGGGGCGAACTCGCGGCGGATCTCGTAGCGCAGGCGCAAGCCGACTTCGCTGTTGGCCAGGCCGGAGCCGACGCCGCGCTCGTGGTCGTTCTTGCCGTAGAAGTTCAGCTCGGCGGTGGGCTGCAGGATCAGGCGGTTGGTCAGCAGCATGTCGTAGTCGCCCTCCAGGCGCAGGGCGCTCTGTCCTTGCTCGCCGACGAAGCCGGTGGCCTCGAATTCCAGGCCGTACAGGGGCATGCCCTGGATGCCGAAGGCGCCCCAGGTCTGCGGTGAGCCTGGCTTGAAGTCCTGGCGCACGCCGCCGACCAGCTCCCACCAGGGGCCGATGGCATGGCCCCAGAGCGCCTGCAGCTCGGCCTCCTCGGTCATGCCATTGGTTCGCTCACCCTCCGAGCGCAGCCACAGGCGGTCGATGTCGCCGCCGATCCAGGCGGCGGCATCCCAGCTCAGCACGCTGCCTTCGTCGGCGTTCTGGTACTCCAGTTGTTCGAACAGCAGGAACCAGCTGAGCATCTTGTCGTGCACGGCATGACCGGGCAGCGGCGGGAACGCGGCGGCGCGGTCGGCATCGGTGAGCACCGGGACCGGCGTGCGACTGCTCGTGGTGGGCGTCGGCGCGCTGCTAGCCGGGGCTGCGGCGCCGTGGCCCATCTGGCTGTGGTCCATGGCCTTAGGCTGCTGGGGTGCCGGCTGCACGCTGCCGTGGCCCATGGCCCCGTGGTCCATCTGGCTGTGGTCCATGGCCTTAGGCTGCTGGGGTGCCGGCTGTACGCTGCCATGGCCCATGGCCCCATGGTCCATCTGGCTGTGGTCCATGGCCTTAGGCGGCTGGGGTGCCGGCTGCACGCTGCCGTGGCCCATGGCTCCATGGTCCATCTGGCTGTGATCCATGGCTTTGGGCTGCTTGGGCGATGACTGAGCGCTGCCGTGGCCCATGGCCGAATGATCCATCTGCGCGTGATCCATCTGCTCGGCGGCGCTGGCCATGCCGGCGCCGGTCACGCCCAGGGCGAGCGCCAGGGCGCCGCCGAGCCGTCTTGCTGTGTTCAATGAGTGGTTCATCTCTCGCTTTCCTTACTCGTCCACGCGCACTTCACGGAACATGCCCATTTCCATGTGCAGCAGCAGGTGGCAGTGGTAGGCCCAGCGGCCCAGTGCGTCGGCGGTGACCCGGTAGCTGCGCTTGGAGCCGGGCGGCATGTCGATGGTGTGCTTGCGCACCCGGAAGTTGCCGTTGTCGTCTTCCAGGTCGCTCCACATGCCGTGCAGGTGGATGGGGTGGGTCATCATGGTGTCGTTGACCAGGGTGATGCGCAGCCGCTCGCCGTACTTGAGACGCAGCGGCTCGGCGTCGGAGAACTTGATGCCGTCGAACGACCAGGCGAACTTCTCCATGTGCCCGGTCAGGTGCAGCTCGATGGTACGGCTGGGCTCGCGGCCGTCCGGGTCGGGGAAGGTGCTCTTCAGGTCGGCGTAGGTCAGTACCCGCCGCCCGTTGTCGCGCAGGCCCATGCCCGGGTCGTCGAGCTTGGAGGTGGGCATCATGGTCTGCATGTCGACCAGCGGATTGTTGGTTTCGGA
The genomic region above belongs to Pseudomonas benzenivorans and contains:
- a CDS encoding cobalamin-binding protein codes for the protein MTRLGLCLLALLAWPALAVERVVSLAPSLSEIVLELNAADLLVGVLDGGERPAALSHVPSVGRYGQLEMERLLKLQPDLVLLWPDSIGPAQRQQLQAFGIPLLVVEPRDLARLAEQFAEIGARIGRGEQGQLLRRRFSERLAELGQRYGREQPVRVFYQVWDRPLYTIGGQQIISDALRLCGAENVFADLSLPAPQVSVEAVLQRDPEVILAGSGAQLDSWRRWPQLAAVRRQQLWPVPDKGLERPSFQMLAATEKLCAQLAEAK
- a CDS encoding TonB-dependent receptor; its protein translation is MKLSPLALAIALTPSLALAAEPAEPYQAQPLVVTRGTPLQKPAPASVRVIDRKQIEKTAASSLIDVLRGQAGLQVRDTLGDGNRASISLRGFGENAVNNTLVLVDGRRLNNPSLSGPDLNSVPLANIERIEIIRGAGTVLYGDQAVGGVINIITRTPLDNEAYVETTQGSHDLEAYRGHLFQQLGAGFSVYASGETRHTDNYRDHNNASYSNGFGRLRYDHADGWALYEYQSTDDELLYPGALTIAQRRADRKASASNEWNDSKTQVHRFALEQAIGANWTGNFDYSFRDADGVGLISGSPFNDGTRVESFSPRLTAHFDSGLGRSEWLIGHDHITSDYQAAYASFPSFSSMARQTQRDWYTQLSQPLASDVNLILGYRASEAEDRNKRNDLSHTDREGSTSVALQWQPNQQTSLFIKREDVLRWANVNENASVGPGVTFLKPQTGESWESGIEWRDGRQRYQATLYRLDLQDELLYDPLAEHAVFGPGAGANINLDKTRREGLLLEGEGSLTDKLSVGAQYSFTDSEFRAGQNKGNEVPWVSRHSAGAHLNYVILPGLNAYLEAIYTGARYLSSDDAHVLPREGGYTLFNAAFKYEYQQFNAKLRVNNLTGKRYDSFATYSAWTPGNKGLYPAPEEDVQLSVGYRF
- the dxs gene encoding 1-deoxy-D-xylulose-5-phosphate synthase, coding for MPTTFDEIPRERPLTPLLDRANTPDELRRLGEAELETLADELRQYLLFTVGQTGGHFGAGLGVIELTIALHYVFDTPDDRLVWDVGHQAYPHKILTGRREQMSSLRQKDGIAAFPRRSESEYDTFGVGHSSTSISAALGMAIAARLDNSKRKSVAVIGDGALTAGMAFEALNHASDLNANMLVILNDNDMSISKNVGGLSNYLAKLLSSRTYASMREGSKKVLSRLPGAWEIARKTEEHAKGMLVPGTLFEELGWNYIGPIDGHDLPTLLATLRNMRDLDGPQFLHVITKKGKGFAPAEADPIGYHAITKLEPIDAPTSAPKKPAGPKYSSVFGQWLCDMAAQDNRLVGITPAMKEGSDLVAFSERYPQRYFDVAIAEQHAVTLAAGMACDGAKPVVAIYSTFLQRAYDQLIHDVAVQHLDVLFAIDRAGLVGEDGPTHAGSFDLSYLRCVPGMLVMTPSDENELRRMLTTGYQYLGPAAVRYPRGSGPNAAIELGLEPLQIGKGVVRRQGRGVALLVFGVQLAEALKVGESLDATVVDMRFVKPLDEALVRQLAADHELLVTVEENSIMGGAGSAVSEFLAGAGLLKSVLHLGLPDYYVEHAKPAQMLAECGLDEAGIEAAIRQRLAALQA
- the ispA gene encoding (2E,6E)-farnesyl diphosphate synthase; its protein translation is MIAAYQAQCQCRVDAALSELLQPPGAELQRLYQAMHYSVVNGGKRVRPLLVYAACEALGGEAQDADGAACAVELIHAYSLVHDDLPAMDDDDLRRGQPTTHKAFDEASAILAGDGLQSLAFEVLADAERNPHAAELRLAMITALSRAAGPAGMVGGQAIDLGSVGQQLDQSALETMHRYKTGALIEASVRLGALASGRADDVALKALHAYAQAIGLAFQVQDDVLDVESDTATLGKTQGKDQANHKPTYPALLGLEQAKAYALELRDQALHALRAFDNGAEPLRELARYIVERRH
- a CDS encoding exodeoxyribonuclease VII small subunit encodes the protein MARKKAALDFEQSLTDLQSLVERLESGELSLEDSLTAFEQGIRLTRDCQTALTQAEQKVQILLERDGELEEAPFDADRSA
- a CDS encoding sulfite exporter TauE/SafE family protein; its protein translation is MSLNDILLLVLAGFAAGGMNALAGGGTFFSFPALLAAGLPPVTANATNAVALWPASLAAAWAARSSLRPLGRYLLPLLLAGLCGGLGGGLLLLAGGDEIFRHLIPWLLLAATALFAASPWLSRLLAARRAQAAPSAQPPHSPLSLGAHVGVSIYGGYFGAGMGILQLAAFSIEGHPVARANALKNLISAVIYSIATVTFVVAGRVSWYELAILLTGATLGGYAGGALGQRLPPALLRSLVIGVGGGMTTYYFWATYFAA
- a CDS encoding GDCCVxC domain-containing (seleno)protein, encoding MKPVVLESVLTCPRCGFAKRERMPTDACQYYYECCQCKVLLRPKPGDCCVFCSFGSVCCPPVQQDGRCCASGD
- the merP gene encoding mercury resistance system periplasmic binding protein MerP; the protein is MRKLLLTALAALPLLALAAPPQPLTLEVQNMTCGLCPLTVKRALEQVPGVEKVQVDFERKTASLQYDPDRTRPAALIEATGNAGYPSRVRE